The genome window tgtataaatgtacagtaccagtctaaagtttggaccTACTAATGCAATgggttttctttgtttttactattttctacattgtagaacaatagtgaagtcatcaaaaatatgaaataacagatatggaatcatgtagtaacacaaagtgttaaaacaattcaaatatattttcagattcttcaaagttgccaccctttaccttgatgacagctttgcacactcttggtattctctcaaccagcttcacctggaatgcttttccaacagtcttgaaggagttcccacatatgctgagcaattgttggctgcttttccttcactctgcggtccaactcatcccaaaccatctcaattgggttgtggttgggtgattgtggaggccaggttatctgatgcagcactccatcattctcctttttggtcaaatagcccttacacagcctggaggtgtgttttgggtcattgtcctgttgaaaaacaaatgacagtcccactaagcgcaaaccagatgggatggtatatcgctgcagaatgctgtgttagacatgctggttaagtgtgccttgaattctaaataaatcagtgtctccagcaaagcacccccacacatcacaccacctcctccacgcttcacggtgggaaccacacacacggagatcatccgttcacctactctgcgtctcacaaagacacggcggttggaacccaaaattatcaaatttggactcatcagaccaaaggacagacttccattctaatgtccattgctcatgtttcttggaccaagcaagtcttttcttcttattggtgtcctttagtagtggtttctttgcagcaattcgaccatgaaggcctgattcacgcagtctcctctgaacagttaatgttgagatgtgtctgttacttgaactctgtgaagcatttatttgggctgcaatttttgaggttggtaactctgatgaacttatcctctgcagcagaggtaactctgggtcttcctttcctgtggtggtcctcatgagagccagtttcatcatagcgcttgatggtttatgcaactgcactttaagaaatcttccagattgactgaccttcatgtcttaaagtaatgatggagtgtcgtttctctttgcttatgtgagctgttcttgacttaatatggacttcgtcttttaccaaatagggctatcttctgtttaccacccctaccttgtcacaacacaactgattggctcaaacacattaacaagaagttaagctttaatttggtgtattgcccttgtatgaaagttacatatttcaaaaaaatatttgtaatttTGCGCCCTgtcttttcagcggaatgttgtcgaggggttccgctagccataagaagtttaagaaggaaagaagttccacaaattaacttttaacaatgcacacctgttaattgaaatgtattccaggtgactacctcatgaagctggttgagggaatgccaagagtgtgaaaagctgtcaaggcaaagggtggccacgttgaagaatctcaaatataaatattttttggttAGTACACGATTCCAAATGTGACATTTCATGgttttttatgtcttcactattattctacaatgtagaaaatagtaaaaataaagaaaatgtagttgtgtccaaacatttgactggtactgtatatatgtacaaatgtattatttttctTTTAGGTTTCAGGaagaatttcactgtaaattTACAGCATTATCCTGCCACCAGAGTTGCTAGCTTCATACTGTAATGTTGCTTTACAGCAGAGATGCTGTAATATACTTCACATTACTACTTTCCTTACTGTAAAACATTACAACATCCCTACTACCTGCTTCTCTATTCTACTGCCTAACCTGGTACCTGCTTCTCTATTCTACTGCCTAACCTGGTACCTGCTTCTCTGTTCTACTGCCTAACCTGGTACCTGCTTCTCTGTTCTACTGCCTAACCTGGTACCTGCTTCTCTATTCTACTGCCTAACCTGGTACCTGCTTCTCTGTTCTACTGCCTAACCTGCTACCTGCTTCTCTGTTCTACTGCCTAACCTGGTACCTGCTTCTCTGTTCTACTGCCTAACCTGCTACCTGCTTCTCTGCTCTACTGCCTAACTTGCTACCTGCTTCTCTGTTCTACTGCCTAACCTGGTACCTGCTTCTCTGCTCTACTGCCTAACCTGGTACCTGCTTCTCTGCTCTACTGCCTAACTTTCTACCTGCTTCTCTGCTCTACTGCTTAAACATGGTACCTGCTTCTCTGCTCTACTGCCTAACCTGGTACCTGCTTCTCTGCTCTACTGCCTAACCTTGTACCTGCTTCTCTGCTCTACTGCCTAACCTGGTACCTGCTTCTCTGCTCTACTGCCTAACATTGTACCTGCATCTCTGTTCTACTGCCTAACCTGGTACCTGCTTCTCTGCTCTACTGCCTAACTTTCTACCTGCTTCTCTGCTCTACTGCCTAACATGGTACCTGCTTCTCTGCTCTACTGCCTAACCTGGTACCTGCTTCTCTGCTCTACTGCCTAACCTTGTACCTGCTTCTCTGCTCTACTGCCTAACCTGGTACCTGCTTCTCTGCTCTACTGCCTAACATGGTACCTGCTTCTCTGTTCTACTGCCTAACCTGGTACCTGCTTCTCTGCTCTACTGCCTAACCTTGTACCTGCTTCTCTGTTCTACTGCCTAACCTGGTACCTGCTTCTCTGCTCTACTGCCTAACTTTCTACCTGCTTCTCTGCTCTACTGCCTAACATGGTACCTGCTTCTCTGCTCTACTGCCTAACCTGGTACCTGCTTCTCTGCTCTACTGCCTAACCTTGTACCTGCTTCTCTGCTCTACTGCCTAACCTGGTACCTGCTTCTCTGCTCTACTGCCTAACCTTGTACCTGCTTCTCTGCTCTACTGCCTAACCTGGTACCTGCTTCTCTGCTCTACTGCCTAACCTTGTACCTGCTTCTCTGTTCTACTGCCTAACCTGCTACCTGCTTCTCTGCTCTACTGCCTAACCTGGTACCTGCTTCTCTGCTCTACTGCCTAACCTGGTACCTGCTTCTCTGCTCTACTGCCTGACCTGGTACCTGCTTCTCTGTTCTACTGCCTAACCTGGTACCTGCTTCTCTGCTCTACTGCCTAACCTGGTACCTGCTTCTCTGCACCACTTCCCAATCCACTACCTTCTTCTCTGGTCTACCCCTCAATCCTAACCAATCCCACTGCTCCCCCAGCCAGCACACACAGGAGCTAGAGAGGATGGAGGCACAGCGGTTTCTACGTTCTACCAAACCACAAATCCGTTATCACACTTCCAGCAATTCCCCAGGTGCATGCTCACGTACCTGCTCATAAATCTACTTCTGAATCTACTATGGGAGGATACAACCGAGTGTTTCCTTTTCCTTACCTCGTAATCCacatactcctcctcctccacctcgtAGGAGACAGTCTGTATCTTCACGTTGTCTCCTTCTTCCAGCAGCTTGGCCTGAGGGTCCTCTGTGCTGCCGGGGGTCTCCACTGCTACAGAcgcctccctctccttctctttcttctctgtGAAGGTAGTCTCGCAGCACTCGCTCTTATAATCCTTGGCCTTGACGCCGCcgcctcctcccccttcctccttgtACAGGATAAAGTTAGGCCTGTAGAAGGCCTCGACGGCCAGATGGAGGGAGGTGGCGTCCAGGAGTTGTTGGGCTTTCGTCTTGCCGTTGGGGTTGTTGTGTCCCACATGGGCCACCGTACCGTTGTTAGTGTTACCTCCTCCTTCTCCGCTGTTGCCACCGGTTAAGTAGTTGATGATGTTCTCCTGGTACTGGTTGTTAGGGAAGTCGCCACCGTAACCGTTGACGACGTGCTTGCTGTTCTTGTCCAGGAGCGGGTTCTGGAGCTCACTCATGTTCTCCATGGCAACGAGGGTTCAGGAGTCAGTGGAAGTAGCTTAAGAGGACCTCACTGAAGGTGGCAGCTACTGATGGTGTTCAACAGGATGAGAgctgcagagaggagaggaaataaGAGAAGTTAGTCAACTCAGTTTTCCATCTCAGTGAAGCAGTGGTGTAAACACAATACACTGGGCTACTGAGAGACAACACTGCGTTTAACACTTCCAGAAGAATGTAATCAAGTTGTTAGTCTACTGGTAGCTGTTAGATAGATGTCTAAGGTTTAGCTAGAGTGGGGTTGCCAACTGTCCCATATTAGCCGGGATGTCCCTTATATTTGGCTAAATTGGTTTGTCCCATACGGGACCTCCCACATCCCGTATATTCATCCAATCACAGTATAGTGTAAACGCGCCAATTCCTGCAAAGTAATTTCTGTTATTCTTCGGTCGGTTTGGCATATCAAGGAAATATGGATAAACATGCAAAATAGAAAAGACTGTGCAgctacaacaaacaatgtgagGCAATAAAGATGTGTGTTAAGGCCGTCAGTGGTGACCCGATGAAAGCTTTCTGTACTTTATGCGTCGGGAATTCTCAATTGGCCATGGAGGGGTGAACGACCTAACTCAGCATGCATCCACAGAAATGCACAAGGCCACGCTAGCTAAAGGTGCTAGCAATATCGGTGCATTCTTCGTGACTTCTACTGCGGAAACTGACATACTTGGAAAACACCTCTCCATTTACCAGTTATTGAGCAGTGCCAACAATCGGATTCTGAAAGCTAGTTGCCCGTAGCTCATAATGCCTGCGATCAGCGGTCAGTGGATATTGAGACAATTGTTTTACAGATCTACAGACACCTATCAGTATCCACTTCCCGAAGAGAGGAACTGCGtgcatttttttttgttgcatttgttgacattgagtggcGTGAAATTCTGCGACATGTTTGCACACGATGGCTCTCTCTTCATCCAGCTGTTGATCGTCTCCTGCGAAGCTGGCCAGCTCTTACCTCATACTTCAGGTCCCTGGGGGAGACCTGTCCTGTGGCACTGAAGAGTATTTTTGAGTATGAAGAAAAAACAGGAGCTGCTGAGATTTATCTGTGCTTTTCCCACAACGTGGGGTGTGTTTATGACCAACTCGTAAAAAAGCAGGAGTTGCTGAGATTTATCTGTGCTTTTCCCACAACGTGGGGTGTGTTTATGACCAACTCGTAAAAAAGCAGGAGCTGCTGAGATTTATCTGTGCTTTTCCCACAACGTGGGGTGTGTTTATGACCAACTCGTAAAAAAGCAGGAGCTGCTGAGATTTATCTGTGCTTTTCCCACAACGTGGGGTGTGTTTATGACCAACTCGTAAAAAAACAGGAGGAAACAGCACTCTCCATCACAGATGTTTACGAGGAAGTCCAAAAGTAAACAATTTAAGATGcttcagctgaaacagaacagtttTTTTCTGAGTAGACCAAGCAGCTGATGGACAAACAATTGTCAGCACAAAGGTCCAAACAGCAACAGGACGTTCTATGACACTATCATTACATACATTGACAAGTGGTTTAATTTCTCAGCAGAACATGTAATGGTGAAACTGATCGGCCTCTATGAGTAGCTCTCCTTCACTGACCTGGAGCAGGTGGTGGTTGTCTTCAAAATGACAGAGACGGTCAGTATGGACCAACTCTATGAAGAGTTTTGTGCTAGCCGGGAGGAAATACAGAAAGCCAGACAGGATACCACAAAATACACCAGTGAGAAGTAGGTGGCAGTTTTCCAAAACCTAGGGAAAGCCAACTTGATCAACATGTTCAGGATTGTCTCATTTGTCCTCAGTGTGCCAGGCTCAAATGCCTTTGTGGAGAGGATTTTCTCTCTGATGACCATTAAATGGTCAGAATCAAGAAACAGATGCAGCACAGAGCTGATCAAAAATGAACTTCAAATATCTGGGAACTGTGACTTGTCATGTAATGACTTCTCTCTGGCTATGCAAGAGGAGAAAGGACAGCTTGAATCAGTCAAGACCAGCAAAAAATATGTAGACTTGGTGAGTGACTCATGCCCCTCTTTTCCTCTTTTGCATTTGAAAagtagttttttgttgttgctgtaaaCATCCA of Salvelinus namaycush isolate Seneca chromosome 29, SaNama_1.0, whole genome shotgun sequence contains these proteins:
- the LOC120024272 gene encoding synapse differentiation-inducing gene protein 1-like → MENMSELQNPLLDKNSKHVVNGYGGDFPNNQYQENIINYLTGGNSGEGGGNTNNGTVAHVGHNNPNGKTKAQQLLDATSLHLAVEAFYRPNFILYKEEGGGGGGVKAKDYKSECCETTFTEKKEKEREASVAVETPGSTEDPQAKLLEEGDNVKIQTVSYEVEEEEYVDYETDCSSDSESEDNFIVIPPRDHLGLAIFSMLCCFWPLGIAAFYFSQGTTGPAMEPGRTLCPDWASAQRRTSAMELG